The Pieris brassicae chromosome 6, ilPieBrab1.1, whole genome shotgun sequence genome window below encodes:
- the LOC123710843 gene encoding tektin-4-like yields the protein MSVPTNGGHFSFGDRNIGLTTVEHWLKHNNHVLKGDIISETDKNTSITKNCIVKVNQTSCNDFSDSTDQLKLRTRHIHYWKSELERAIRDIDAELSVIETQRQQLKNAMDTLKIPEYITEECLNLRRNRMQSDTVYDEPQDALFKESVLIQNIKQLHRDMLNEIENQIKINVAAKNSLERDWSNKFLAFKYEAHNSDLATKSVNVKDSAGATRLSDGQTDVQLWEQYTINALNQFKVAIDKSKALRQRVDAVLINSARDLRTHDIAVNKALSERIARTDQVRIELENQLKLTLQKIVETENIMETLHEEMLKVTQRIQVAQTRLNVKNCRPNVENCREGSLIGLIDEVRDLNNSMSLLQTRSLETEKLRAKLIHERSMLENEIIVKKKTVYIDNQRCLFLRSHFQSAEKLCGF from the coding sequence ATGTCTGTGCCAACTAACGGAGGCCATTTCTCTTTCGGAGACAGAAATATCGGCTTAACCACAGTCGAGCACTGGCTTAAACACAACAACCATGTCTTAAAAGGTGATATTATTAGCGAAACGGATAAAAACACATCAATAACGAAAAATTGCATCGTAAAAGTCAATCAAACATCATGCAACGATTTCAGCGATAGCACTGACCAGTTAAAACTTCGTACAAGGCACATTCATTATTGGAAATCCGAATTAGAAAGAGCAATACGAGATATTGATGCAGAATTAAGTGTCATAGAAACTCAGAGACAACAACTGAAAAACGCGATGGACACATTAAAAATTCCAGAATACATAACAGAAGAATGTTTGAATTTAAGACGGAATAGAATGCAGTCGGATACGGTATACGATGAACCACAAGACGCGTTATTTAAGGAGTCTGTgttaatacaaaacattaaacaacttCACCGAGACATGCTAAACGAGATCGagaatcaaatcaaaattaatgtaGCAGCGAAGAACTCTCTAGAACGTGACTGGAGCAATAAGTTTCTGGCATTCAAGTATGAAGCGCATAATTCCGATCTAGCAACAAAATCCGTTAATGTCAAAGACTCAGCTGGCGCAACGAGGCTATCAGATGGACAAACGGACGTACAGTTATGGGAACAATATACGATAAACgcattaaatcaatttaaagtCGCTATCGACAAGTCTAAAGCGTTGCGGCAAAGAGTAGATGCGGTATTGATAAATTCAGCACGCGATCTACGTACACATGACATAGCGGTTAATAAAGCGTTGAGCGAGAGAATCGCTCGTACGGATCAAGTTAGGATTGAACTAGAAAATCAGTTGAAATTGACGTTACAGAAAATTGTTGaaactgaaaatattatgGAGACACTGCATGAGGAAATGTTGAAGGTAACACAGAGAATTCAAGTAGCCCAAACGCGGTTGAATGTGAAGAATTGCCGGCCGAACGTAGAGAATTGCCGCGAAGGTTCACTCATAGGATTAATCGATGAAGTGAGAGATTTGAACAACAGTATGAGTTTATTGCAAACACGGAGTTTGGAAACTGAGAAATTAAGAGCGAAGTTAATACACGAGAGATCTATgttagaaaatgaaattattgtaaagaaGAAGACAGTCTACATTGACAATCAGCGCTGTCTGTTTTTAAGATCACATTTTCAATCAGCTGAAAAGCTTTGTGGATTTTAA
- the LOC123710844 gene encoding charged multivesicular body protein 4c has translation MSFLGKLFGGKKEEKGPTTHEAIQKLRETEELLIKKSEFLEKKVETEIQVAKKNGTKNKRAAIAALKRKKRYEKQLIQIDGTLTQIEAQREALEGATTNAQVLNTMRDAANAMKLAHKDIDVDKVHDIMDDIAEQHDISREITEAISSNVAFPNDIDEDELEKELEELEQEELDKEMIGISVPADNLPEVPDNELADKPKPSKSRETEDDKEFAMLQSWAT, from the exons atgaGTTTCTTGGGGAAACTCTTTGGAGGAAAGAAAGAGGAAAAAGGGCCAACGACACATGAAGCGATCCAAAAATTACGGGAAACAGAGGAGCTGCTGATTAAAAAGTCGGAATTTCTAGAAAAGAAAGTCGAAACTGAGATACAAGTCGCTAAGAAAAATGGGACCAAGAACAAAAGAG CTGCAATTGCCGCTTTAAAACGTAAAAAGCGTTATGAAAAGCAACTTATTCAAATTGATGGAACACTCACACAAATTGAGGCTCAGAGGGAGGCCTTAGAAGGTGCTACAACTAATGCTCAAGTATTGAATACAATGAGAGATGCTGCTAATGCTATGAAGCTGGCTCACAAAGAtat TGATGTAGATAAGGTACATGATATAATGGATGATATTGCTGAGCAACACGACATATCACGTGAGATCACGGAAGCTATCAGTAGCAATGTGGCCTTCCCCAACGACATTGATGAGGACGAGTTGGAGAAGGAGTTAGAAGAGTTGGAACAG GAGGAGCTTGACAAGGAAATGATTGGTATTAGTGTCCCAGCTGACAATCTGCCTGAAGTGCCTGACAATGAGTTGGCTGATAAACCAAAACCTAGCAAATCCAGGGAAACTG aagACGACAAAGAGTTTGCAATGTTGCAGTCCTGGGCTACATAG
- the LOC123710842 gene encoding armadillo repeat-containing protein 6 homolog — MVRIISQDTYDEVVRENIDEFDMSPEEAIKEAITQFEAQGVDLSNIIKDLSLGSGDNHLVSTTVEKLREISISNEEELLKELEVLTNECKKDLAHRVRAGKDGAYNILLSILEDSYSQDNQRLMTKVLYGLIALMDGQPDLLDSKGADLMKRILNNTKNDYILLANLKWINVCCLKHEMNRQRIFALNIIDRLKSLLKVQGNTKLLSETLQVIRRLTLDDDIRMEFGKAHEHAREMGIYLLETLTNLLADNTKPPLVSELMLTMATLLVRNELCAKVAESGNNVLFTVLADNYENATVIQQANKLIIALAGNDDVKRQLVKSGIIPIIVSVLARHCNNATSAALTLKCIAALALREPEHSRQFIETGAAEAITESLKIHQTQPQVQKNGCWAIRNIVARCRDLNTKFHDLGIESVLSRSYELFEKDFGFDIKSALRDLECNIKLDEQWTGKGIHLED, encoded by the exons ATGGTGCGTATAATAAGCCAGGACACATATGATGAAGTAGTTCGTGAAAATATTGATGAATTTGATATGAGCCCTGAAGAAGCAATAAAAGAAGCTATTACACAGTTTGAAGCACAG GGTGTTGATCTATCAAACATAATAAAAGATCTTTCCTTGGGATCTGGTGATAACCACTTGGTAAGCACAACTGTGGAAAAATTAAGGGAAATCTCTATTAGCAATGAAGAAGAATTACTTAAAGAACTAGAAGTTTTGACA AATGAATGCAAAAAAGACTTAGCACACCGAGTCAGAGCAGGAAAAGATGGAGCATATAACATTCTTTTAAGTATCCTTGAGGACTCCTACTCACAAGATAATCAGAGACTGATGACTAAAGTGTTGTATGGTTTAATAGCACTGATGGATGGACAACCAGATTTATTGGATTCTAAGGGAGCAGATTTAATGAAAAG gatattgaataatacaaaGAATGACTATATTTTACTTGCAAACCTGAAATGGATCAATGTTTGTTGCTTGAAACATGAGATGAATAGGCAAAGAATTTTTGCACTCAACATAATAGACAGGTTAAAGTCACTTTTAAAAGTACAAGGGAATACAAAG CTTCTAAGTGAAACACTACAAGTTATCCGGCGTTTAACTTTGGACGATGATATTCGAATGGAATTCGGTAAAGCTCACGAACACGCAAGGGAAATGGGCATATACCTGTTGGAAACTCTTACAAACTTACTTGCTG ATAACACAAAACCACCATTAGTATCAGAATTAATGCTCACAATGGCAACACTGCTAGTTAGAAATGAGCTCTGTGCCAAAGTAGCAGAGTCTGGcaacaatgttttatttactgtatTGGCggataattatgaaaatgctACCGTAATACAACAGGCTAATAAACT CATAATAGCGTTAGCCGGCAATGACGATGTGAAAAGGCAGTTAGTCAAAAGTGGAATAATACCTATTATTGTGTCAGTTCTTGCTAGACATTGC AATAACGCGACATCAGCAgctttaacattaaaatgcaTAGCGGCACTGGCCTTAAGAGAACCGGAACACAGTAGACAATTTATTGAAACGGGAGCTGCGGAAGCCATCACAGAGAGTTTGAAGATCCATCAAACGCAACCGCAAGTACAG aaaaacgGATGCTGGGCAATTCGCAACATAGTGGCTCGCTGTCGAGATCTAAACACAAAGTTTCACGATCTGGGAATCGAATCTGTACTCAGTCGTTCCTATGAACTATTCGAAAAAGACTTTGGCTTTGATATCAAATCGGCTTTACGAGATTTGGAgtgcaatattaaattagacgAACAGTGGACTGGGAAGGGAATTCACTTGGAAGATTAG